Proteins from a genomic interval of Nematostella vectensis chromosome 5, jaNemVect1.1, whole genome shotgun sequence:
- the LOC5502042 gene encoding calumenin yields MTQFKKIVFLLIVVSVFSINAGKSKGKKQPPIPPNNEDSFSEQDHFPGGEHSSKYDHDAFLGEDQAAEFDELTPKQTKQRLRELFPKIDVDQDQKISLKELVEWIDVNMKKHTRKSSESRMEQMDKNKDGKVSWEEYVNVEYDPKNEKGMSNENKDHLKEMKKRDEKRWKHADMDNDNLLTIDELQMFIHPEETPRMTSVLVQENMEMLDSDKDGKISFAEYAGLDGTGEDNQDSLKSLKDDFNNDLDKDKDGSLNKEELKSWIFPSGSPSSGEAEHLMTEVDKNKDNFLTVDEIMERYELFAGSRATNYGNMLKKEL; encoded by the exons ATGACACAGTTcaagaaaattgttttcttgttaatTGTGGTTTCAGTCTTTAGCATAAACGCTGGGAAATCGAAAGGGAAGAAGCAGCCACCGATTCCTCCAAATAATGAAGACTCATTTTCTGAGCAAGACCATTTCCCCGGCGGAGAGCATTCCTCAAAATACGACCATGATGCTTTTCTCGGCGAAGACCAGGCGGCTGAATTCGACGAGTTGACCCCTAAACAAACCAAACAACGGCTCAG AGAGCTGTTTCCTAAAATAGACGTAGACCAAGATCAGAAAATCTCGCTGAAAGAACTGGTTGAATGGATTGATGTAAACATGAAGAAGCACACGAGAAAAAGCTCAGAGTCCCGTATGGAACAGATGGACAAGAACAAGGACGGCAAGGTCTCATGGGAAGAGTATGTCAACGTGGAGTATGACCCCAAGAACGAGAAAG GAATGtccaatgaaaacaaagaccACCTTAAGGAAATGAAAAAGCGTGACGAAAAGAGATGGAAACACGCCGATATGGACAACGATAACCTTCTGACTATAGACGAGCTGCAGATGTTTATCCACCCTGAAGAGACGCCACGAATGACAAGCGTTCTTGTGCAG GAGAATATGGAAATGCTGGACAGTGACAAAGATGGAAAAATCAGCTTTGCCGAATACGCAG GCTTAGATGGAACAGGAGAGGATAACCAAGACTCGTTGAAGAGTCTAAAGGATGACTTTAACAATGACCTCGACAAAGACAAAGATGGCTCACTAAACAAG GAGGAACTGAAAAGCTGGATATTTCCGAGCGGATCTCCTTCATCCGGAGAAGCCGAGCATCTCATGACAGAAGTCGACAAGAATAAG GATAACTTCTTGACGGTGGACGAGATAATGGAGCGCTACGAGCTTTTCGCCGGAAGTCGAGCTACAAATTACGGAAACATGCTGAAGAAAGAGCTGTAG